CAAGCCGTCGGCGCTGCTGTGAGCAACTAGGGTCACGGGGCGCGGCGTGAAGGCGGGCAGGTCGTCGGCGGCGCTGGTGGCAACGGTGGCCGGGTCGTGTGAACCGAACCGGGCCGCGAAGTCCAGCAGCGCAGCGGGCGCGATTCGGTAGCCCGAGCGGCCAGGCCCAAGTCGGATTGCGGGCAAATGACCGGCCACAATTAAATTCAGTACCGTGCGAACCGAGCAGCCGAGCAAAGCAGCGGCGGCGCGGGTGGGCATAAATTGGGCGGCGGGCTGCTCTGGGTGGGCCTTCAGGGCGCTTGTCATATCCACAGTCTATTAAGCATTTTTGGCAAACAACATAAAGCAGCGCACGCTGAACACGGTTTGGGGATTTCTCCTTCTTGGTATTTATGCGTTGCACGTAATCAAACTGACCTTGAAACTCACCTGTGATTAAAGGGAGTATGAAGGCTGTTGGGCCGGGTTTAGCTGCTGGGCCTCAACCGGGCAGCCAGCACCGCGCCGGGTGACTTCCAGGGCGCACCTTCCAGCAGATCAGCGGCCAGCCGGTCAAATTGGGCAGCAAGGGCGCTCAGTCCTCCAGTGCGGCCCTCGTCTTGAGCGGTCAACGCCTGCCACACCACGCCCGCCCAGTACCTACGGCGCTCCGGTTCGCACAGCGCGGCGGCAATCTGTGAAGCCAGCCGTCCAACAGCGCGGGGCCGTTTCGAGCCGTGCAGATGCCAGAGGGCAGCGAGGCCGTCTAGCGCGTCTCTCAGGCCAGCAGGTGTGGGCATGTCCCTACTGGATGGTAGCGGGGCGTTTTGTACGCCTGGAACAGCGGCGCGTCGTTTTGCAGTGGCGTAGAGCATTTCCGGTTCAGCACTGGAAGAGAGTAGTAGGGACATTTCCGCAGCAGCGCCGGTTTTGCCGATCACGTCCGCCTCAAAGTCTGGTCTCCAGTTGTGCTGCCACTCCTCCGCCGTGACTCTCGGCGGGTCGGCGCGGGTATCTGTTCGCACGGCCCACAGCGAACCGTCCCACAGATTGCGAAGGCCCACGCGCTGAGCATGGCCGCCCTGGTCGATCAGGCCCGCCCGCTCTAAGCCAGCAGCGAGGCGGCGCAGGTGACGCGGCGTGAAGCCCAGCACCCCGGCCACCGTCACGGCGGGCAGGTGGAAGGTGATCTGAGAGGGCAGCGCGGTATGGCCCCGCTCACGGCCCAAGTCGAGCGCCAGACGGTGCAAGAAATTCCACAGCACCGCTTCACCCACTTTGAGCGGGCGGCCAGACCTTACGGTGTCGGCGTTGGGGTAGGTGGCCAGCACTCGCGGCGCGGCGGGCGGGGCCGTGCGGTTCATAGAAACGCCCAGGCGGGGCAACGCGGCGGCGCGGGCGGCATTGTCGGCGCGGGTCTGCTGCTGCCAGCGGGTGATGCTTGCAGGCGCGGCGGGCGCAGTGTTGGTGGTGGTGGTTTGGATGACTGCGACGCGGGCGCGGTCAAGTACGGCGGTCAGTGAGAGAGATAGCAAGGCTGAATACCCCTTTTCACCCGTCCACAAGTGGTTTATGCTTGTGGTTCAGGGTCACACCCTGGCCGATAAACGCCGCCCGTATCCCGCAAAAGATAGGCGGCGTTTGCTTTGCCTAGTGTTGATCTCAGATTACAACCTTTGAGCAGGGGAAGCGGCGCAGCGCAATCAATCAACCGAGCGCAGCACGTCTAGGCGCAGTAACACATCAATCATCTTTTGATTGAGCGTGCGGGCTTCTCCATCGGCGGTGGTCAGTCGCCACAACTTCCCAATGCGTTCAAGGTTTCCACCGTCCTTAAGCTGTTGAACGATCAGTCCATGATGTGCGGCCTTCTCGCTCGGTATACCTGAGCCCAATTCAAGGCGTATTGGCGTAGGCGAGTGCTCATGCTCAGTGCTGGTGGCTACAAGGTGGGCGGCGGCGAAGATGGCCCCACGCTCGGCAGCGCTTAAGCCAGCAGCCCACCTAACGGCGGCTGTATGGCTGCGTATCCTCATGGTCTGGGTCGTCTCGCCCTCTCGCAGCGGCGTCACTCCCAGATTCTCAGGCTTAGGTCTGAGGTTGGCGTAAATTGACTTTGGCACGACTCAAGCTACCGCCGCGTTACACGGTGGGTCAAATGACGTCACACGGTGAAACAACGGTAAAACAGCACTAACTATTATTAGTGTTAATCTCTCAGGAATAAAACCGTTTATACCTGACTATTTCTGCGGCATGAAGCCTCTCAAACGTCCATTCGAGAACGCTGATTGGATAAGATGGCTAGGATGCCCGTTGACCTTGTTGAACTTGCCTCGAATGGAGACTGGCCTCTAGTACGTGAAGCCCTCCTGGGTGAATCGTACTCGGTAGGGGTCTTATCCTTAGCATTGACGCGAGCTGTCAATTATGAACATCTGGAGATGTCCCGGCTACTCATTGATACAGGTGCTGACCCAAATTTCTGCTTCGAGGACCAGATTCCTGCGCTGTTTGTCGCAGTTCAGACCTTCTCGCTTCCCATCGTAGAACTGTTATTAACGCATGGTGCAGATGTAAATCTGCGTATGCAGGGCGGTTATACACCGTTGATGATGGCCGTGGACGCTATAGCCGACTATTCCTATCAGTCGAATGGACCTCTTGATCTTGACCTTGTGCTCTTTTTGCTCGCGCAAGGAGCTGACCCAGTCCTAAGGGATGACAGGGACAAAACAGCAGCTGACGTAGCTCGAAGTTATGGGTGGGCTGAGGCTGTACAGGTTCTGGAAGCTCATATGGCTTAGATATTTCTTCTCACAGAAACGTGCCACCCCAACAGGTGTTACACCCCTCGCCGGAGCGTCTGAGAGGTGTAACAAGATGGCTTAACCCTGCCCTCCTCAGCCTCGATAGACCTCGTTGGTGTGGAACCTCAGCCGCTCGCTGCTGACCAGTGGGTAGCCGGGTTGCGGCGCGGCCAGCTGCTGACCTTCCAGGGCGTAGTAGTGCCGACCGTTCTCGAACTCGCTGCGGATACGCGGGCTAACAATCAACCGCCGCTCCTCGGGCTCGATGGTGATGTACCCGGAATCGTAGAGGCGATGCAGATCACTTCGGAGAAGTAAGCCGTTCTCGATGGCGTGCGGCCCGCCACGGCCATACGGCTGCACATGCGCCGCCTCGAGTACCGGCAGCGTCTTCTCCCCCGTAATAGCGCAGCGGCGGCTGTAGGCTTCGGTGACGAGGGCACGGAAGCTACGTTGACCCAGTCGGGGCCGGACGAGCTGCGGCTGACCGTAGCGGGGCGTCTCGATGGCAGCGAGGGTGGCCGGTGCTGGGTCGGTGACTTGCAAGCGCAGGCGCTCGGCGACC
This DNA window, taken from Deinococcus detaillensis, encodes the following:
- a CDS encoding helix-turn-helix domain-containing protein, giving the protein MTSALKAHPEQPAAQFMPTRAAAALLGCSVRTVLNLIVAGHLPAIRLGPGRSGYRIAPAALLDFAARFGSHDPATVATSAADDLPAFTPRPVTLVAHSSADGL
- a CDS encoding ankyrin repeat domain-containing protein, producing the protein MPVDLVELASNGDWPLVREALLGESYSVGVLSLALTRAVNYEHLEMSRLLIDTGADPNFCFEDQIPALFVAVQTFSLPIVELLLTHGADVNLRMQGGYTPLMMAVDAIADYSYQSNGPLDLDLVLFLLAQGADPVLRDDRDKTAADVARSYGWAEAVQVLEAHMA
- a CDS encoding HNH endonuclease, whose translation is MSLAWKAFGVANGAGDLLTVQQRVAKYRSKQGHATQEANPSITCILLAEPFFFPREQWFPIPESFKLNIVSGKGYSTDDTEGRALYDQVAERLRLQVTDPAPATLAAIETPRYGQPQLVRPRLGQRSFRALVTEAYSRRCAITGEKTLPVLEAAHVQPYGRGGPHAIENGLLLRSDLHRLYDSGYITIEPEERRLIVSPRIRSEFENGRHYYALEGQQLAAPQPGYPLVSSERLRFHTNEVYRG